The Candidatus Effluviviaceae Genus V sp. genome window below encodes:
- a CDS encoding aminopeptidase, which yields MRDERYAKLADVLVNYSVGVEKGDLVAIQGAHLAEPLLLEIYRKALEARAYPFMRVRLPAAAEIFYRTATKTQLKHLNPISEFELEKIDKVISIWADENTKSLANVDPRKQATRSAATAPLFKRWMEREAAGELLWVGTQFPCNASAQDAEMSLEEYEDFVLGACLVDRKDPIKAWKSISRKQAKIVKRLNGTKKVRVVTKGTDLTMSVKGRTWVNCDGTSNMPDGEIFTGPVEDSVEGTISFSYPAFYFGREAHGVQLTFKKGRVTKAKAAKGEDFLHAMLDSDEGARRIGEFAIGTNYAVQQFTRNTLFDEKIGGTVHMAVGASIPESGGVNESGVHWDMVTDMRDGGKIYADGRIVYKDGKFKLD from the coding sequence ATGAGAGACGAGAGATACGCGAAGCTGGCCGACGTGCTCGTGAACTACTCCGTCGGCGTCGAGAAGGGCGATCTGGTGGCGATCCAGGGCGCTCACCTGGCCGAGCCGCTGCTCCTCGAGATCTACCGCAAGGCCCTCGAGGCGCGAGCCTACCCGTTCATGAGGGTCCGGCTCCCAGCGGCCGCCGAGATCTTCTACCGGACGGCGACCAAGACGCAGCTCAAGCACCTGAACCCCATCTCGGAGTTCGAGCTCGAGAAGATCGACAAGGTCATCTCGATCTGGGCCGACGAGAACACGAAGTCGCTGGCCAACGTCGACCCCCGGAAGCAGGCGACACGCTCGGCGGCGACGGCCCCGCTCTTCAAGCGATGGATGGAGCGCGAGGCGGCCGGCGAGCTCCTCTGGGTCGGCACGCAGTTCCCCTGCAACGCCTCGGCTCAGGACGCAGAGATGTCCCTCGAGGAGTACGAGGACTTCGTCCTCGGAGCCTGCCTGGTCGACAGGAAGGACCCCATCAAGGCGTGGAAGAGCATAAGCCGGAAGCAGGCGAAGATCGTGAAGCGTCTGAACGGAACAAAGAAGGTTCGCGTCGTCACAAAGGGCACCGACCTCACCATGTCGGTCAAGGGGCGCACGTGGGTCAACTGCGACGGCACATCGAACATGCCGGACGGCGAGATCTTCACCGGACCCGTCGAGGACTCGGTCGAAGGGACGATCTCATTCTCGTACCCCGCCTTCTACTTCGGTCGCGAGGCGCACGGCGTGCAGCTCACGTTCAAGAAGGGCAGGGTCACGAAGGCGAAGGCGGCGAAGGGTGAGGACTTCCTGCACGCGATGCTCGACTCGGACGAGGGCGCCAGACGGATCGGGGAGTTCGCCATCGGAACGAACTATGCCGTGCAGCAGTTCACGAGGAACACGCTCTTCGACGAGAAGATCGGAGGAACGGTCCACATGGCCGTCGGCGCATCGATCCCCGAGTCGGGGGGCGTCAACGAGTCCGGCGTCCACTGGGACATGGTCACCGACATGCGCGACGGCGGGAAGATCTACGCCGACGGCAGGATCGTCTACAAGGACGGGAAGTTCAAGCTTGACTAG
- a CDS encoding aminopeptidase codes for MKNVWLEKFAKLIVEYCLDVDKGDLVQINGVPLAAPLVKEVYRETLKAGGHPFVRVGLPGLGPVFYETAGDEQLSYVNPVDIYQVKEIDKVVSIRAPENKKALTNVDPARQQKANRSRKDLREIFMKRAGDGELDWCGTLYPTNALAQDAEMSLDEYEDFVFRACMLHRKNPVSAWKTMRRKQAKICSYLGERKKLRIVREGTDLTLSVEGRKWINSDGRHNMPSGEVFTAPVEDSVNGTIQYSFPAVWGGREVHGVRLTFKDGRVVKASAEKGEDFLLSTLDTDEGSRVLGEVAVGTNQYIQQFTKNILFDEKIGGTVHLAVGAAYPESGGVNTSGIHWDMITDMRDGGKIYADGKLIYKNGEFTKI; via the coding sequence GTGAAGAACGTGTGGCTCGAGAAGTTCGCGAAACTCATCGTCGAGTACTGTCTCGACGTGGACAAGGGCGACCTGGTGCAGATCAACGGCGTTCCTCTGGCCGCCCCGCTGGTCAAGGAGGTCTACCGGGAGACCCTGAAGGCCGGGGGCCATCCGTTCGTCCGCGTCGGACTGCCGGGACTCGGCCCCGTCTTCTATGAAACGGCCGGCGACGAGCAGCTCTCGTACGTCAACCCGGTCGACATCTACCAGGTGAAGGAGATCGACAAGGTCGTGAGCATCCGGGCGCCGGAGAACAAGAAGGCCCTGACCAACGTTGACCCCGCCAGGCAGCAGAAGGCGAACCGCTCGAGGAAAGACCTCCGGGAGATCTTCATGAAGCGGGCCGGCGACGGCGAGCTGGACTGGTGCGGCACGCTCTATCCGACGAACGCCCTGGCGCAGGACGCGGAGATGTCGCTCGATGAGTACGAGGACTTCGTATTCCGGGCCTGCATGCTGCACAGGAAGAATCCGGTCTCGGCCTGGAAGACGATGCGCCGGAAGCAGGCGAAGATCTGCTCGTATCTCGGCGAGCGGAAGAAGCTCCGCATCGTGCGGGAGGGAACGGACCTGACGCTGAGCGTCGAGGGAAGGAAGTGGATCAACTCCGACGGCAGACACAACATGCCCTCCGGAGAGGTCTTCACGGCGCCGGTCGAGGACAGCGTGAACGGGACCATCCAGTACTCGTTCCCCGCCGTCTGGGGAGGCCGCGAGGTTCACGGTGTCCGTCTCACCTTCAAGGACGGTCGAGTCGTCAAAGCCTCGGCAGAGAAGGGCGAGGACTTCCTCCTGTCCACGCTGGACACCGACGAAGGCTCCCGGGTTCTCGGCGAGGTCGCTGTCGGGACGAACCAGTACATCCAGCAGTTCACGAAGAACATCCTCTTCGATGAGAAGATCGGCGGAACGGTCCATCTCGCCGTCGGCGCCGCGTATCCGGAAAGCGGCGGCGTCAACACGTCGGGCATCCACTGGGACATGATCACCGATATGCGCGACGGCGGGAAGATCTACGCGGACGGCAAGCTGATCTACAAGAACGGAGAGTTCACGAAGATCTAG